From the Candidatus Binatia bacterium genome, one window contains:
- a CDS encoding cupin domain-containing protein yields MANETPPQSFSDEVQIFDVAESVLKRDHISGRVDMAKSPNSFVAVFQTKPRGGEAHIHQHPDSDQILFLLKGELTLESLSGKYSLKPNQGVMIPAGVHYGFINTSDQDAIFLSMRTESTGGRRVAHVANVPSDVLLRVPASAITANGLGRHIYVYALDRTAFGVSAILLEEWNKASLLRMNCSYGREGDWVTANLPQRLVQWYKIDGLKEGDYNLLPVGDGARVRVDLSPLIQKS; encoded by the coding sequence ATGGCAAATGAAACGCCGCCTCAGTCATTTTCCGATGAAGTGCAGATCTTCGACGTCGCCGAATCGGTGCTCAAGAGAGACCACATCAGCGGCAGGGTGGACATGGCCAAGTCGCCGAACAGCTTCGTCGCCGTATTTCAGACCAAGCCGCGCGGCGGCGAAGCGCATATCCATCAGCATCCCGATTCCGACCAGATTCTTTTTCTGTTGAAGGGCGAGCTGACGCTCGAAAGCCTGTCGGGAAAATATTCCCTCAAGCCCAACCAGGGAGTCATGATCCCGGCCGGTGTCCATTACGGTTTCATCAACACCAGCGATCAGGACGCAATTTTTCTTTCGATGCGGACCGAATCGACTGGCGGCCGGCGGGTAGCCCACGTCGCCAACGTGCCGTCGGATGTTTTACTCCGTGTTCCGGCGAGCGCCATCACCGCCAACGGTCTCGGCCGCCATATTTACGTCTATGCGCTCGACCGCACGGCGTTCGGCGTCTCGGCGATCTTGCTCGAGGAATGGAACAAGGCCTCGCTCCTGAGAATGAACTGCTCTTATGGGCGTGAGGGAGATTGGGTCACGGCCAATCTGCCGCAGCGCCTCGTGCAGTGGTACAAGATCGACGGATTGAAAGAAGGGGATTACAATTTGCTTCCGGTCGGCGACGGCGCGCGGGTCCGCGTTGATCTCTCGCCGCTGATCCAAAAATCCTGA
- a CDS encoding exodeoxyribonuclease III: MPPLKIATWNVNGIRAREAQFREWIERERPDVVCLQELKAPLAQVPPSICELQGYRCYWHGERAYSGVGLHIRRDSFLEEPRFFHPPFDFESRIVTAQSGDLILASVYVPNGGKDFPAKMKFLGEMEQYVAEVHATGARIVICGDINITLTERDVHPKERNPKVVGQRPEEREMFAQIIARGLVDVGRKLDPNNDELFTWWAPWRNMRQRNIGWRLDYVLASESLAAKAVQCAVYREFGTSDHAPVIATFDLDGDAAKT; this comes from the coding sequence ATGCCACCGCTTAAAATCGCCACCTGGAACGTCAACGGCATCCGCGCGCGCGAGGCGCAGTTCCGCGAATGGATCGAGCGCGAGCGGCCCGATGTCGTGTGCCTGCAGGAGCTTAAAGCGCCGCTGGCGCAAGTGCCGCCGTCGATTTGCGAGCTGCAAGGATACCGCTGCTACTGGCACGGCGAGCGGGCCTACTCCGGCGTCGGCCTCCACATCCGGCGCGACTCGTTTCTCGAGGAGCCGCGCTTTTTTCATCCTCCCTTCGATTTTGAGAGCCGGATCGTTACCGCGCAGTCCGGCGACCTCATCCTGGCCTCGGTCTACGTTCCGAACGGTGGCAAGGATTTCCCCGCTAAAATGAAATTCCTCGGTGAGATGGAACAGTACGTCGCCGAGGTTCACGCGACCGGCGCGCGAATCGTTATCTGCGGCGACATCAACATCACGCTGACAGAGCGGGATGTCCATCCGAAGGAGCGAAATCCAAAAGTAGTCGGGCAGCGGCCGGAAGAGAGGGAGATGTTCGCGCAAATAATCGCGCGCGGGCTCGTTGACGTCGGGCGCAAGCTCGATCCGAACAACGACGAGCTTTTCACCTGGTGGGCGCCGTGGCGCAACATGCGCCAGCGCAATATCGGATGGCGTCTCGATTATGTGTTGGCGAGCGAGTCCTTGGCAGCAAAGGCCGTTCAGTGCGCGGTGTACCGAGAATTCGGCACCAGCGACCACGCGCCGGTCATTGCGACATTCGATCTGGATGGCGACGCGGCTAAGACCTAA